From a single Saccharomyces kudriavzevii IFO 1802 strain IFO1802 genome assembly, chromosome: 15 genomic region:
- the YTM1 gene encoding Ytm1p (similar to Saccharomyces cerevisiae YTM1 (YOR272W); ancestral locus Anc_8.721) has translation MAEDKSQVKIRFFTREKDEALHVQDAPMYAPISLKRYGLSEVVNHLLSSEKPVPFDFLIDGELLRTSLHDYLTKKGLSSEASLNVEYTRAVLPPSFLNSFSNEDWVSSLDVGDDSKHIISGSYDGIVRTWNLSGNVQKQYSGHSGPIRAVKYISNTRLVSAGNDRTLRLWKTKNDDLKSTLQQEAQEDDDDDEVNIEDGKTLAILEGHKAPVVSIDVSSNSKILSASYDNSIGFWSTIYKEMTIVDPLEDIRNPNNKISTAARKRRKLTMKDGTIRRRAPLSLLESHTAPVEQVIFDFTDDTVGYSVSQDHTIKTWDLVTARCIDTRVTSYSLLSIAQLPSLNLLACGSSARHITLHDPRLGASSKVTQQQLIGHKNLVSSLDTCPENEYILCSGSHDGTVKVWDVRSTSPMYTITREDKSVQKGVNDGVFAVRWAEKVGIISAGQDKKIQINKGDNIFKN, from the coding sequence ATGGCGGAAGATAAGTCTCAGGTCAAGATCAGATTTTTCACTCGTGAGAAAGATGAAGCACTACACGTTCAAGATGCTCCAATGTACGCACCTATCTCGCTAAAGAGATACGGGTTGTCTGAGGTTGTCAATCATTTGTTGAGCTCAGAGAAACCTGTTccctttgattttttgattgatgGTGAGTTACTACGTACATCATTGCATGATTATTTGACCAAGAAAGGTTTATCCAGTGAAGCTTCGCTTAATGTGGAATATACCAGAGCTGTTCTTCCAccatcttttttgaatagcTTCAGCAATGAAGACTGGGTTAGCTCGTTGGATGTCGGTGACGATTCCAAACATATCATCAGTGGTTCTTATGATGGTATCGTTCGTACTTGGAACTTATCAGGTAACGTGCAAAAGCAATATAGTGGCCATTCTGGTCCTATTCGTGCAGTCAAATACATCTCAAATACGAGATTGGTTTCAGCCGGTAACGACCGTACATTGAGATTATGGAAGACCAAAAATGACGATCTGAAATCAACTCTGCAACAAGAGGCACAGGAAgacgacgacgatgatgaagttAATATCGAAGACGGTAAGACTCTGGCTATCTTGGAAGGTCATAAGGCCCCAGTCGTCTCTATCGATGTTTCAAGCAACTCTAAAATACTATCTGCATCTTACGATAACTCTATTGGGTTCTGGTCCACTATTTATAAGGAAATGACCATCGTAGATCCATTAGAAGACATACGTAACccaaataataaaatatccACCGCTGcgaggaaaagaagaaagctAACCATGAAAGACGGCACCATCAGGAGACGTGCCCCATTATCTCTATTAGAGTCCCATACCGCCCCCGTAGAACAAGtgatctttgatttcactGACGACACCGTCGGTTATTCGGTGTCGCAGGATCATACCATTAAAACATGGGATTTGGTCACCGCAAGGTGTATAGACACAAGAGTCACCTCGTATTCGTTACTCTCTATCGCACAACTGCCTTCTTTGAACTTGTTGGCATGCGGATCCAGCGCCAGACATATCACATTGCATGATCCACGTTTGGGGGCATCTTCTAAAGTCACACAGCAACAACTAATTGGCCATAAAAACCTCGTCTCTTCGTTGGACACTTGTCCTGAGAACGAGTATATTTTGTGCTCAGGTTCTCATGATGGGACAGTGAAAGTATGGGATGTCAGATCCACCTCTCCAATGTACACGATCACGAGAGAAGACAAATCAGTTCAAAAAGGTGTCAATGATGGTGTTTTCGCGGTCAGATGGGCTGAAAAAGTGGGTATTATCAGTGCTGGCCAGGACAAAAAgattcaaataaataaaggagacaacattttcaaaaattga
- the TPO4 gene encoding Tpo4p (similar to Saccharomyces cerevisiae TPO4 (YOR273C); ancestral locus Anc_8.723), whose translation MSSPLAETESDSGLHTHTPRVSKTSEINRQNKSNLDSLSSSTGSIIEDEKRSNSNGDSSDTTNGEPVDPKDLDWDGPDDPDNPHNWPSWKKWYATMISAFLCLVVTMGSSLYVSSVPELVARYHVNQTLALAGLTFYLLGLSTVIGAPLSEVFGRKPIYLFSLPLSMLFTMGVGLSNGHMRIILPLRFLSGVFASPALSVGSGTILDIFDVDQVSVAMTYFVLSPFLGPVLSPIMAGFATQAEGWRWSEWIQLIAGGIILPFIAVMPETHKGIILRKRAKKRNMVLKKFTRKDQKEFLKTTVTVTILRPMKMLVAEPIVFVFSVYVAFIFAILFGFFEAYAVIYRGVYHMSIGVSGLPFIGIGVGLWIAAFFYLYIDRKYLFPKPPSGTPALEENERTSKRTAPYRGARDPNTGKLLPIVPEKFLIACKFGSVALPIGLFWQAWTARPDVHWMAPVAAGVPFGFGLILIFFSVLMYFSTCYPPLTVASCLAANNLLRYVMSSVFPLFTIQMYTKMKIKWASTLFALLCVVMIPIPWIFEKWGSKLRHKSQFGYAAMQKEAEIEGDIDDTNTVGGELNLTRMTTLRTMETDLSTGEKAGERLSLRRTHTQPVSASFAREEEPNQRIRNEPISNSLYSTVKDTEDGYSYTEMAADASGRIV comes from the coding sequence ATGTCTTCTCCTTTGGCAGAAACAGAGTCTGATTCAGGACTTCATACACACACACCCCGGGTTTCAAAAACCTCGGAGATCAATAGACAGAACAAAAGCAACCTAGATTCGTTATCTTCCTCGACAGGCTCGATAATAGAGGACGAGAAAAGGTCGAACTCAAATGGAGATTCGAGCGATACTACAAACGGTGAGCCAGTTGATCCGAAAGATCTTGATTGGGATGGCCCCGATGACCCCGATAACCCGCATAATTGGCCCTCCTGGAAGAAATGGTATGCTACTATGATTTCCGCCTTCCTTTGTTTGGTCGTTACAATGGGTAGCTCTCTTTACGTCTCATCCGTGCCGGAATTGGTGGCAAGATATCATGTCAACCAGACTTTGGCTCTTGCTGGGTTGACTTTCTATCTTCTAGGTCTATCGACCGTTATTGGCGCTCCATTAAGCGAAGTGTTTGGCCGTAAACCCATCTATTTGTTTTCCTTGCCCCTGTCAATGCTTTTCACCATGGGTGTAGGTTTGTCTAACGGCCACATGAGAATAATCCTGCCCTTGAGATTTTTATCGGGCGTCTTTGCGTCTCCAGCCTTATCCGTTGGTTCCGGTACCATCCTGGATATTTTTGATGTCGATCAAGTCTCCGTTGCCATGACATACTTTGTCCTATCACCATTTTTAGGTCCTGTTCTGTCACCTATTATGGCAGGGTTCGCCACTCAAGCTGAAGGCTGGCGTTGGTCGGAATGGATTCAATTGATTGCTGGTGGGATAATTCTACCGTTTATTGCTGTTATGCCGGAGACTCACAAAGGTATAATCTTAAGAAAGCGTGccaagaagagaaatatggttctgaagaaattcaCTAGGAAGGACCAGAaagaattcttgaaaacCACTGTCACTGTTACAATTTTAAGGCCAATGAAAATGCTTGTTGCCGAGCCAAtcgtttttgttttcagtgTTTATGTCGCTTTCATCTTCGCCATTTTATTTGGCTTTTTCGAGGCATATGCTGTGATCTATCGTGGTGTTTACCACATGAGTATAGGTGTGTCGGGGTTACCATTTATTGGCATTGGTGTCGGTTTATGGATAGCTGCTTTCTTCTACCTTTACATCGATAGGAAATACCTTTTCCCAAAACCACCCAGTGGCACTCCAGCGCtagaggaaaatgaaagaactTCTAAAAGAACAGCTCCTTACAGGGGTGCAAGAGATCCTAACACCGGTAAATTGCTACCAATTGTTCCGGAAAAATTCCTAATTGCTTGTAAATTTGGTTCTGTAGCATTGCCTATCGGCCTGTTTTGGCAAGCATGGACAGCTAGACCAGATGTTCACTGGATGGCTCCAGTTGCTGCTGGTGTGCCATTTGGTTTTGGTTTAatcttaatttttttcagtgtTTTGATGTACTTCTCTACATGCTATCCGCCATTAACTGTCGCGTCATGTTTAGCTGCTAACAATTTATTGAGATACGTTATGAGTAGTGTTTTCCCACTGTTCACTATTCAAATGTACACCAAGATGAAGATCAAGTGGGCAAGCACCTTGTTTGCTTTACTTTGTGTTGTAATGATTCCGATTCCTtggatttttgaaaaatggggGAGTAAATTAAGACACAAGTCACAATTTGGTTATGCCGCCATGCAAAAAGAAGCTGAGATTGAAGGAGACATAGATGACACGAACACTGTCGGGGGTGAACTAAACTTGACGAGAATGACCACGCTGAGAACTATGGAAACAGATCTTTCGACCGGGGAAAAGGCAGGTGAAAGATTATCGTTGCGCAGGACTCATACACAGCCAGTCTCCGCCTCATTTGCTCGTGAGGAAGAACCAAATCAACGAATCCGTAACGAACCTATTTCTAATAGTTTATACTCAACTGTCAAGGATACCGAGGATGGTTATTCATATACGGAGATGGCCGCTGATGCTTCTGGTAGAATCGTTTGA
- the MOD5 gene encoding tRNA dimethylallyltransferase (similar to Saccharomyces cerevisiae MOD5 (YOR274W); ancestral locus Anc_8.725), translated as MLRGTLKGCLNMPKVIVIAGTTGVGKSQLSIQLAQKFNGEVINSDSMQVYKDIPIITNKHPISEREGVPHHVMNHVDWSEEYYSHRFETECIEAIEDIHQRGKIPIVVGGTHYYLQTLFNKKVDTQSSERKLTEEQLDILQSNDPETVYKTLVKCDPDIANKYHPNDYRRVQRMLEIYYKTGKKPSETFKEQEITLKYDTLFLWLYSKPEPLFQRLDDRVDVMLERGALQEIEQLYEYYKQNNFTPEQCENGVWQVIGFKEFLPWLNSKSNDHTVKLGDCIERMKTRTRQYAKRQVKWIKKMLIPDIKGDLYLLDATDLSQWDITASQRAIAISEDFINDLPIRQERAPEGLRELLSEGETTMKKLDDWTHFTCNVCRNTDGKSLVAIGEKYWNIHLCSRRHKSNLKRSARQADFEKWKIHKKETVE; from the coding sequence ATGCTGAGAGGGACACTCAAGGGTTGTTTAAATATGCCTAAAGTTATAGTCATTGCTGGTACCACGGGAGTGGGAAAGTCCCAATTGTCCATACAGTTAGCTCAAAAATTCAACGGTGAAGTCATCAATTCAGATTCTATGCAAGTTTACAAAGATATACCCATTATAACGAATAAGCATCCGATTTCAGAGAGGGAGGGCGTTCCTCATCACGTCATGAACCATGTCGATTGGTCCGAAGAATATTATTCGCATCGTTTTGAGACTGAATGCATCGAGGCCATTGAAGATATCCATCAAAGAGGTAAAATACCCATCGTCGTAGGGGGGACACATTATTACTTGCAgactcttttcaataaaaaagtaGATACGCAGTCGTCAGAGCGTAAGCTCACGGAGGAACAGCTGGACATTTTGCAATCGAATGACCCTGAGACCGTTTATAAAACTCTTGTAAAATGTGATCCGGATATTGCGAACAAATATCATCCTAATGACTATAGAAGAGTACAAAGGATGCTGGAAATCTACTATAAAACGGGCAAAAAACCAAGCGAAACAttcaaagaacaagaaattacgTTGAAGTATGATACCCTATTTCTATGGTTATACAGCAAGCCCGAACCACTTTTCCAGAGGCTGGACGATCGCGTGGATGTAATGCTAGAAAGGGGCGCCTTGCAGGAAATCGAACAATTATATGAATACTACAAGCAAAATAATTTCACCCCGGAACAGTGCGAGAACGGTGTTTGGCAAGTTATCGGCTTCAAAGAATTCTTGCCATGGCTAAACAGCAAATCCAATGATCACACAGTCAAATTAGGAGATTGCatagaaagaatgaaaacaagaacacGACAATACGCGAAAAGGCAGGTGAAAtggatcaagaaaatgctaATACCCGATATCAAAGGCGACCTTTACTTGCTAGATGCCACCGACCTTTCCCAATGGGACATCACTGCTTCCCAAAGAGCAATCGCCATTTCTGAAGACTTCATAAACGACTTGCCGATAAGGCAGGAAAGAGCACCGGAAGGACTGCGGGAATTGTTATCCGAAGGCGAAACTACGATGAAAAAACTGGACGACTGGACACATTTTACTTGCAATGTCTGTCGTAACACAGACGGTAAGAGTTTAGTAGCTATCGGTGAAAAATACTGGAATATTCATTTGTGCAGCAGAAGACATAAATCTAACCTGAAGAGAAGTGCTCGGCAAGctgactttgaaaaatggaaaatacacaaaaaggaaacagTTGAGTAG
- the RIM20 gene encoding Rim20p (similar to Saccharomyces cerevisiae RIM20 (YOR275C); ancestral locus Anc_8.726), producing MSELLGIPLKRTLDVDFAAELSKLIDSTSFQTASFFQSDISKVAAARNNAITPDISINGLDALKTYYAMLLQLERKFPDNQIEFTWFQTLSQKSLGCSQYSLQWEKLTIIYNIGCMYSLLALDSNNDSVESLKTSCLYFQNSAGCFKYVMKHQTNLKTMPVMDNSTADALASLMLAQAQECFWFKAVQDKHKDSLIAKLSQQIVDFYSEAISEAQRGKLIRNDWINHLKAKKAYFSAVTSYRMSLSFNEKKQFGSMVKALQKALQFVNDSTLSSQAKFKTVIESTLKEAQRDNDFIYLQQLPSELPKIKPALMVKPSSIVTLLPSIENSDQLFKDLIPVEVMDYCTAYNERQDKYIEQRVTNPLISLNKLLKESMTTFQIPQELITISEAELVQYEALLDNLHVNNKNIQSELGKAEQVLKEEALSDKQLRLKHGTLHWTLPESSTVNATYYEKLKKLKEYLDQGSAIDKQTDELFQSIDKKLITSEIKLPEPNDSLTNMIKKVIQERNAYSEKTKRKSLEYRILPKIISSYKKSGIANFEAVFTGHLKYFDEDLRYVNSTKQENAKLIKEIELNEENKTSESGVEAKKMERIDPRELYIEDLKYSYKLLDEVKENLNDGTAFYENLINSTSNFYNEVQEYDAARRMEKVQLDESLVSEAR from the coding sequence ATGAGTGAGTTGCTCGGTATCCCACTTAAACGGACTTTGGATGTAGACTTTGCCGCAGAGCTGTCAAAATTAATCGACTCCACCTCCTTTCAAACTGCATCCTTTTTCCAATCTGATATATCAAAAGTTGCTGCTGCAAGGAACAATGCTATCACCCCCGATATATCAATCAATGGGCTTGATGCGCTGAAAACATACTATGCGATGCTGCTGCAATTGGAGAGGAAATTCCCTGATAATCAGATTGAATTTACGTGGTTTCAAACTCTGTCACAGAAATCACTTGGATGCAGTCAGTATTCATTACAGTGGGAAAAACTAACCATTATTTATAACATTGGATGCATGTATTCACTGCTGGCTTTGGATAGCAACAATGATTCAGTAGAGTCTCTGAAAACATCGTGTCTCTATTTCCAGAATAGTGCCGGGTGCTTTAAGTACGTAATGAAACATCAAACAAATCTCAAGACGATGCCAGTGATGGATAATTCGACCGCAGACGCCTTAGCTTCGCTGATGCTAGCACAAGCCCAGGAATGCTTTTGGTTTAAAGCCGTACAGGATAAACATAAAGATTCCTTGATCGCAAAATTGTCACAACAGATCGTGGACTTTTACAGTGAAGCCATCAGTGAGGCTCAAAGGGGTAAACTCATTAGGAATGACTGGATCAATCACTTGAAGGCGAAAAAGGCTTATTTCAGTGCGGTGACTAGTTACAGAATGTCCTTATCctttaatgaaaagaagCAGTTCGGAAGTATGGTGAAAGCATTACAAAAGGCGCTGCAATTTGTTAATGATTCGACGCTATCTTCACAAGCTAAGTTCAAAACGGTCATCGAATCTACTCTGAAAGAAGCTCAAAGAGATAATGATTTCATTTACTTGCAACAACTTCCTTCGGAACTACCAAAAATCAAACCCGCTCTCATGGTTAAGCCATCTTCCATCGTAACATTATTACCTTCGATTGAGAATAGTGATCAGTTGTTCAAAGACTTAATTCCAGTAGAAGTAATGGACTACTGTACAGCATATAACGAAAGACAAGATAAATACATTGAACAACGTGTAACAAACCCTCTCATTTCCTTGAATAAATTATTAAAAGAGTCCATGACTACCTTTCAAATACCGCAAGAACTTATAACAATCAGTGAAGCAGAATTAGTTCAGTATGAGGCATTGCTTGATAATCTCCATGTgaacaacaagaatatACAGTCTGAACTGGGAAAAGCTGAGCAAGTCTTGAAGGAAGAGGCATTAAGTGACAAGCAACTCCGACTAAAACACGGGACTTTGCATTGGACTCTACCAGAATCTTCAACCGTCAACGCAACAtattatgaaaaattgaaaaagctaAAAGAGTATCTTGATCAAGGTAGTGCGATTGACAAGCAAACAGATGAGTTGTTCCAAAGTATtgacaaaaaattgataacATCAGAGATTAAATTACCGGAACCCAACGATTCCTTGACAAATATGATTAAAAAAGTCATACAGGAGAGAAACGCATATAGCGAGAAAACTAAGCGCAAATCCCTTGAATATAGAATACTTCCAAAGATAATTTCATCGTACAAAAAAAGTGGCATAGCCAACTTTGAAGCTGTTTTTACTGGTCATTTAAAGTACTTCGATGAAGATTTGAGATACGTTAACAGTACGAAGCAGGAAAATGCCAAGCTAATCAAGGAAATTGAGctaaatgaagaaaataaaacttcTGAGAGTGGAGTTGAggcgaaaaaaatggaaagaatAGATCCCAGAGAATTGTATATcgaagatttgaaatattcCTATAAGTTGCTCGATGAGGTCAAAGAGAATCTAAACGATGGTACCGCGTTTTACGAAAATTTAATCAATTCCACAAGTAACTTTTACAATGAGGTTCAGGAATACGATGCAGCAAGAAGAATGGAGAAAGTCCAACTTGACGAAAGCTTAGTATCCGAAGCGCGATAA
- the CAF20 gene encoding Caf20p (similar to Saccharomyces cerevisiae CAF20 (YOR276W); ancestral locus Anc_8.729), protein MIKYTIDELFQLKPSITLEVNFDAVEFKAIIEKVKQLQHLKEEEFSTHHAGHFGRRRSSHHHGRPKIKHNKPKVTTDSDGWCTFEAKKKGSGEEDEDEVETTPVSTAPAVTIAQETLKVRPNNKNISSNRPADTRDIVADKPILGFNAFAALESEDEDEDEEA, encoded by the coding sequence ATGATCAAGTATACTATTGACGAACTTTTTCAACTGAAGCCAAGTATTACCTTGGAGGTTAATTTCGATGCGGTGGAATTCAAAGccatcattgaaaaagttaaGCAATTGCAACACttgaaagaggaagagtTTAGCACTCACCATGCTGGCCACTTCGGTCGTAGAAGATCTTCCCACCATCACGGCAGACCAAAGATCAAGCACAACAAGCCTAAGGTTACAACCGATTCTGATGGTTGGTGCACATTTGAagccaagaagaaaggCAGTGgggaagaagatgaagacgaagtAGAAACTACTCCGGTCTCCACTGCTCCAGCTGTTACCATTGCCCAAGAAACCTTAAAAGTCAGGCCAAACAACAAGaatatttcttccaataGACCTGCTGATACCAGAGATATCGTTGCGGATAAACCAATTCTAGGTTTCAATGCATTCGCTGCTTTGGAAAGtgaagatgaggatgaggatgaggaaGCATAA
- the HEM4 gene encoding uroporphyrinogen-III synthase HEM4 (similar to Saccharomyces cerevisiae HEM4 (YOR278W); ancestral locus Anc_8.734) produces the protein MSSGKKTRVILLKNKTVPIDKYELEFRSKAFEPVFIPLIRHTHVTQDFKSVLNSIPNYLDTIDYIIITSQRSVESLNEAIIPSLTNEQKVKLFSKTVYTVGPATADFIRRSGFINIKGGEDAGNGSILADIIINDLATNVDNPPPNELLFLVGEIRRDIIPKKLYSKGIKVREVVTYKTEDLDDSLPRLLQAMTPHNEAEMPLNWIVVFSPQGTKEITQYLGGKGHPLNSKLRVASIGPTTKKYLDNNNIISNVISPKPDARSLLTAIESYERHI, from the coding sequence ATGTCCAGCGGGAAGAAAACCAGGGTAATTCTGCTAAAGAATAAAACTGTTCCCATTGATAAATACGAATTGGAGTTTAGGAGTAAGGCATTCGAACCAGTATTCATACCACTCATTAGACATACTCATGTCACACAAGACTTTAAAAGTGTTTTGAACAGCATTCCAAACTATCTGGATACGATCGATTACATCATCATTACATCTCAAAGGTCAGTCGAGTCTCTCAATGAGGCAATCATTCCTTCGTTAACAAACGAACAAAAAGTTAAATTATTTAGTAAAACAGTTTATACAGTGGGTCCCGCCACTGCTGATTTCATCAGAAGATCAGGTTTCATCAATATTAAAGGTGGAGAAGATGCTGGCAACGGTTCAATCCTCGCAGATATTATCATTAACGACCTAGCTACAAATGTCGATAATCCACCGCCCAATGAGCTCTTATTTCTCGTTGGTGAAATTAGGAGGGACATCATCccaaagaaattatatAGCAAGGGTATAAAAGTAAGAGAAGTGGTTACTTACAAAACCGAAGATTTGGATGATAGTCTCCCAAGATTATTGCAGGCTATGACACCGCATAATGAAGCTGAAATGCCTTTGAATTGGATCGTCGTTTTCAGTCCGCAAGGTACTAAGGAAATCACTCAGTACTTAGGTGGTAAGGGTCATCCATTAAATTCTAAGTTGCGAGTGGCATCCATTGGGCCTACTACTAAAAAATACCtagataataataatataattTCCAATGTTATCAGTCCAAAACCGGATGCCAGATCATTATTAACTGCTATTGAATCATACGAACGCCATATATGA
- the RFM1 gene encoding Rfm1p (similar to Saccharomyces cerevisiae RFM1 (YOR279C); ancestral locus Anc_8.738) codes for MSTNTEIIKNNDLQGLVDNKRKLVNEIREFEKSIKPIEFESYQDYFLIKTFKKGISASGHVDIDSLRNKEYGIYYKKIKKNSAQDVGVPIPSNPSSSSSSTRSSSSIDISDTEYSGDNNPVTAGDNATGRRRRTRSQVTQRENSVPISLPSIREAKADDDDGAISEINSSELPFPIPISEVDNLDIASDITERDGVRRRSSRISERDKRRSQSRLESEEDEEGDEHDMDEGETKIQDLYESLVPKILEPRRRSDWILPPKARYTPEKQMRTKPSFKSIKINELVGNKRIRSILSRFEGGVAGIRKRDWDSTQ; via the coding sequence ATGAGTACGAATACAGAAAtcataaaaaataatgatctGCAAGGCCTGGTCGATAATAAGAGGAAGCTGGTCAATGAAATAAGAGAATTCGAAAAGTCCATCAAGCCTATAGAGTTTGAATCATATCAGGATTATTTTCTAATAAAAACATttaaaaaaggaatatcTGCGAGTGGTCATGTGGATATTGATAGCctaagaaataaagaatatGGAATTTATtataagaaaatcaaaaagaactCTGCACAAGATGTTGGTGTGCCTATTCCATCGAATCCCTCATCGtcctcttcttctaccAGATCAAGCTCGTCAATTGACATTAGTGACACGGAATATTCAGGTGATAATAATCCTGTTACGGCTGGTGATAATGCGACCGGACGAAGAAGACGGACCAGATCTCAAGTAACCCAAAGGGAAAACAGTGTACCAATTTCTTTACCCTCAATTCGTGAGGCTAAAgccgatgatgacgatggaGCCATTTCAGAGATAAATAGTAGCGAATTACCCTTTCCTATTCCAATTTCAGAGGTTGACAACCTCGATATTGCTTCAGATATTACTGAAAGGGATGGTGtcagaagaagatcatCAAGAATATCGGAAAGAGACAAAAGACGTTCGCAATCTAGGCTGGAgtctgaagaagatgaagaaggcgACGAACATGACATGGATGAAGGGGAGACAAAAATTCAGGATCTTTATGAAAGCTTGGTGcccaaaattttggagCCACGTAGGAGATCAGATTGGATTCTTCCTCCCAAGGCAAGGTACACGCCTGAGAAGCAAATGAGGACCAAACCATCGTTCAAGAGTATAAAGATAAACGAACTTGTCGGGAATAAAAGGATACGAAGTATATTATCTAGATTTGAAGGTGGTGTTGCGGGTATACGCAAAAGAGATTGGGATTCTACCCAATAA
- the FSH3 gene encoding putative serine hydrolase (similar to Saccharomyces cerevisiae FSH3 (YOR280C); ancestral locus Anc_8.740) has translation MSVKKNVLMLHGFVQSDKIFSAKTGGLRKNLKKLGYDLHYPCAPHSIDKKALFQSEAEKGRDAAKEFNTSATLDEVYGWFFRKPDSSNSFEIDQKVFNYLHNYVLENGPFDGVIGFSQGAGLGGYLVTDFNKILNLTEKQQPALKFFISFSGFKLEDKAYQGSYDKAIEIPSLHVRGELDAVVAESRIMALYDSWPQNKRTLLVHPGAHFVPNSKQFVSQVCNWVQVTINKDDQEQDDLPEAEQEQFDRPQLDDDLLDMIDSLGRL, from the coding sequence ATGAgtgtcaaaaaaaatgttttaaTGCTACATGGGTTTGTTCAATCTGATAAGATATTTTCTGCCAAGACAGGAGGATTAcggaaaaatttgaaaaagttggGTTATGATTTACATTATCCTTGCGCTCCACAttcaattgataaaaaGGCACTATTTCAGTCAGAGGCTGAAAAGGGCAGAGATGCAGCCAAAGAATTCAACACGTCAGCGACCCTCGACGAAGTATATGGATGGTTCTTTAGAAAGCCGgattcttccaattcattTGAAATAGATCAAAAGGTATTCAACTATTTGCATAATTACGTGCTAGAAAATGGACCGTTTGATGGTGTCATTGGGTTCAGCCAAGGCGCGGGACTTGGTGGTTACTTAGTCACtgatttcaataaaatattgaatCTTACCGAAAAACAGCAACCTGctttaaagtttttcatctcTTTTAGTGGGTTTAAGCTAGAAGATAAAGCATATCAAGGAAGTTATGATAAAGCCATTGAAATACCTTCTTTACATGTAAGGGGGGAATTGGATGCCGTCGTTGCTGAATCTAGAATAATGGCTTTGTACGATTCATGGCcccaaaataaaagaacGTTATTAGTTCATCCTGGTGCCCATTTTGTCCCAAACTCGAAACAATTTGTGTCTCAAGTTTGCAATTGGGTTCAAGTAACAATCAACAAAGATGATCAAGAGCAAGACGACCTGCCTGAAGCGGAACAGGAACAATTCGACAGGCCTCAATTGGACGATGATTTATTGGATATGATCGATTCCTTAGGTAGGTTGTAA